CTTGCACCGTTTCGCCCCTCAGCTTCGCGAGATCGGTGGCGGCCGCGGCGCGGAATGTCGACTCGAGCTCGACACGCTTCTCGGCGACGCCCTGCGGGCTGAGGTTCGGGTCGGTGAAGGTGCGGGCCTTGCCGAGCGCGTCGGATAGCTGCTTCGCGAGCGTCGAGGCGCGCTCCCTGGCCGTGCGCATCGTCTCGGCCGCAATGCGGACGCTGGTGATGTAGATCGTCATGAGAGTCTCCTTCAGTGCTGGCCGGTGAGGCGGCCGTTGTCATCGATGGTCGCGGTGCCGTTGATGATGTCGCGCAGATCGACGGCCGTGTGACCGTCGGCCGCAGTGACCATGAACCGCTGCTCGGGGTCCTCGCCGTCGCCGAGCGAGCCCAGGAACTGGACCGGGAACGCGTCGAGTCGGGCGACCTTGTCGAGGTGGTCCTGCGGGATCTCGTCGACGGTCTCGACGCTGTAGCCCTTGCGGCCAACCCACTCCGCGATGTGGTCGCTAGTCGTGTAGCCGACGCCGAGCACGATGCGGACTCCTCGGCTGTGGTCGTTCATGTCGCCGATCGTGGCAATCGCTTCCGGGTCGGGTGCTGCGAGCCTGTACGTGGTCATGGTGTGTCTCCTTCTGGGTTGTCGATGGCGAGTTGCTCATCGAGGATGTGGGGATGGATCTTGGCGCGGGTGTGGCGGTTCGGCGTCGAGGTCGAGCGTGACTTCGCGGTTGAGCATCACCGAGAGCAGGACCTCGGAGTCGGAGATGACCGTGAGCTGGTGGCTGACCGGGACCCAGCCCTCGCCGTGCTCGCGAATGAACTCGGGGCTGTGGAACGCGACGAGCCGTTGGGTGGGCAACTGGCCGGGCATTGTCGGGACGATGCTGGAGACGGGCAGTCGGAAGAAGTAGACGCCGGTGTCGATCATTCGGGGGTTCCCTCCGCCGTTGGTGGTTTCGTCGGCTCGACTTCGAAGACCGCGCGGGCCGCTTTCACGAGCCACGAGAACGCCGAACCCGCCGTTCCTGTCACCGTGAACGCGCCGTCTTGGATGTCAGTCCAGCCGGGCACGAACCCGCGACCTGTGACGAAGACGCTGCGCCCGTCTGGGAGGGCGAGCGACTCGAAGTAACCGGGGAGTTCGACTCGGGCGGCTCCGTCGTTCCCGATCGTCGCGTTGCCCCAGTACTCGACGCCGTGCACCGGGGATTCACTCGAGCCGTGCCGGAGCATCTTGTCGGCGTGCGTCGGATGCGGAATGAGGAACGACTTGGACGCTGCGGAGAAGTCGCCTTGCACGCTCATGTCGTCGTTGGCGACGACGGGACCCTCGACGGTCGTCTGCGTGCCAGTGACGAGGATCGCGTGACCGAGGCTGTGCTGCATCCCGACGAGTCCGGTGCCGACATACATCGTCCGACCCCCGGCGACCATCCGAATGCCGCCGTTCGCGGTGTCTGCCTCGAGTGCTCCGCCCGTGCCGAACGATAGGGGCGCCGTTCTGGAGAGTCAGCGGCGACGAACCGCCCGTGATGAGAATCTTCCCCGCACCCTCAACGACCAAGTCATTCAGGAGCTTCGTCAGCCCTGTCACGTCGAGATTGCCACCGATCTCCGTGTTCCCAGTGAAGTTCGCGTTCGCGGCGACATCGAGCGAGCCGCCGATGCTCGAGTCGCCCGAGAACGATGCCGGCCCGGTCCAGATCAGTTCACCGGAGCCCGTCAGCAAGCCGATCACCGACGCGGTGCCGGTGACGATTAGCCACCCCTCGACCTTCGCGGAGCCCTGCACGAGCAGGCCCTCGTTCGAGGCGACGCGGAGCTGGCCGCGGGTGATCGCGGTGAAGCCGACTGGGGCGCCGTTCTCCAGCTTCCGGATGCGGCTGAGAACCTCTTTGAGCGCCGAGTCGTTCAGGTTGTCGTGCAGCATGTCAGCCGCCCTTTCGGATCATCTTGTTCAGGCGGTCTTGCGCGAGATTCGCGTACGCGGACTCGTCGAGGCCCGGGGGGAAGTGGTTGTTCTGCACCACCGACGCCGGGGCGGCGGCCGTCGAACCCGCTGAAGCTGTGATTTGAGGCGGGCCGCTCGCGCTTCGGCCAGCGCCGGCGGGGACCAAGTCAAAGCCCAGTCGCGCCGCCGTATCGGCGAGCACAGGGACCGACTGGGAGCGCTTCGCGGGCGAGAGTGGAATGTATGCCTCACCGCCGGTCTCAGGCTCCGCCCACACCCGCCACGCGCCCGCCCGAGCGATCTGGGCCACGTGGTGCTCGCGCATGCCACCGCTGGCGTAGTGCTCGACGATGCCACCGTCAGCCATGGTGAGACCGCCCTGGCCGCCCGCGCCCGTTGCGACGCGGATCGTGTAGTCGCCGGTCGCGGCGCGGATCTGCGCCTGCAGCGTCATGATCTTGCCGTAAGCGGTGCTCGTGTCCACGTCGATCGTGGGGACGTATCCCTCGACCTTCAGCTTGTAGTCGCGCATGATCTCTTCGACGGTTGCGGTGCCGTCGGCGAGTTTCGTCGCGATTTCGGTCGCGGCGTCCTTCCCGAGCTGAGCGCCGGCGGCGGCGATGATCGGCCCGGCCGTGTCGAGAGTGCCGGCGAACGCATCCGTGGCCTCTTGCGACCGTTGCCCGTAGATGCCCTCTAGTTGCGCGAGCTCGTCGTCGGAGGCGTTCACGAGATCGGCGACAAGCGGCGCCCCCTCGGGGCCCAGCTTCGCCAGCTCCTCGAGCACTCCGGAAGAGACGCGCCCCGACAGGAGCACCATGTTCGTCTCCCACGCGTTCTGGGCATCCACCTGCGTCTGCAGTTCAGCGAGGTACTCGCCGACGCTGACGGAGATCCCGTCGTAGTAGGACTCCCACGAGTCCGAAGACGAGCTGGTTGCCTCGGCGGTCTTCTCCGCCCATTCCTGGTTCTTCGCCACGACGGCGTCGATGCCGCTCTTGAAATCTACGAACGCTCCATCAGCGACAGCGAACTCGCCAAGGAGGCTCTCCTGGGCTTGCTCGGCTGCCTGCATCGATTCGGTGAGGACATCCGTCGCACCAGCAGCCGACTCCGTCGCGTCGGCTGAGTCGTCGACGGCAGCCTTCTGATCCTGAAAGCCCTCCTTCGCTCGCGGCAACGCCGCTGCGAGATCGTCGATCGCGCGACCTGCATCACCTGCGCGCACGCCGACGCCGGTGAAGAAGTTCACCAGGTTGTTGTTGCCGGCGATCTTCGCGGAGACTCGCTCCAGCTCTTCACCGCCGTTGATCACGGCGTCGGTGAGCTCTTTCTGCGAGATTCCGGCTTCCTTCGCTGCTTCGAACGCACCCTTCTCGGCCAGCTTCTGGGCCACCAACTCGCGCGTCAGCTTCGTGACCGCGCCAGTGGTCTGGTCGAGTGAGGCTTGGAATTCGGAGGCCGCAGCCGAGGCGTCGGCCTGACGAGCGGCCCACACGGCGAAGGCGGCTCCCACGAGGGAGAGGGCAATACCGACGCTGCCGGCAATGATGGCGGTCTTGCCCATCGTGAGGTTGAGGCTCCTGAGGTTCTGCTTGAGTTCGCCGATCTTGCCGATCGCGCCGAGCGTGCCACCGGACAGCAGGAGGAACGCTCCGATGGCTACTCCGGCTGTGAGGACGGTGCTCTGTACGGCCGGGTCGAGCTCGCCATAACCGTCGATCAGCCCGGTGACGAGCTGCACCTGGTCACGGAGGACCTCGTTCGCGCCCGAGCCCGTCTTGATCAGGGCCGTGTCGAACGCGCCGCCGAGCTTCTCGATGTCGCCCGCGAGGTTGTCCTGCCGGCGTGCAGCCTGATCCGCGGCGAAGCCGGATTCATCGACGGCGTCGGTCCACTTGGTTACAGCCTGCGCGCCACCCTCGTAGAGGACGCGCGCGGCGGTGATCTGCTCGTTGCCGAAGATCCGGCCGAGCGCGGCAGACCGCTCTTCCTCGGTGAGGTGAGCGAAGCCGGTGCGGAGCGCCTCAGCGACCTGCGCGAGGGACTTCATCTTGCCCTGGCCGTCGAAGATCTCGACGTTGTAATCCTTCAGCGTCTTCGCCGCGATCGATGAAGGCGAGACGAGCGACTGGATCACACCGCGCAGGCCCGTGCCGGCGCGCTCACCGAGCTGCCCGTTCTCAGCGAACAGCGCGAGGGTGCCAGTGACTTCCTCGACCGAGAGGCCCATGCCGGCCGCAACGGGGCCGACGTACTGCAGCGCCTGTGCGAGGTCGTCGACGGAGCCCTGCGCCTTGCCAGCACCCGCCGCGAGGAGATCCGCGACATGCGAGGCATCCGACGCGGGCAGCTTGAACTGCTTCAGCGTCGTCGCCATGATCGTCGCCGACCGAGCTACCTCGAGCTGACCGGCCGCCGCGAGCGCGAGGGAGGCGTTCAGGCTGCTGCCGACGATGTTCGCGACGCTCAGGCCGGCTTTCGCGAGCTCTTCCTCAGCCGCAGCCGCCTGCGTCGCGGAGTACGCGGTGTCGGCGCCAGCATCGAGGGCCGCCTCGCCGAGTTGTTCCTGCTCGGCCGCGGTGGCCATGGTCGCGGCGGCCGTGTTCGACATCGCCTGATCGAACGTGGCGAACTTCGCTACAGACAGGCCCACGAGGGCGGCGACGGCGACACCGGCTGCAAGGAGCGCGACGGAGAGTTGCCGGGCGGAGTGCGCCTGCTTCTCCGACGCGGCCGCTTGCGCCTCCTGCTTGGCCTTCGCCTTGCGAGCTTCCTCGCCGGCACGCTCGGTCGCCCGGGCCTGCTCGTCGAGGGGCTGCTTCGCCGCGCGGGACTTCTTGCCTGTCGCGTCCGTGGCGGTGCCGAGCTGTTCGACGGGCTTCGCCGCTGCAGCCGCCGACCGGCCGGTCTTCTCGATCGCTTGGTCAGCTTGGCGGAGGTCTTGCTGGAAGACCTGCGCTCCCGCGGCCTTGATGGTGAAGATCAGCGCGCCTGCATCAAACATGCGTCACCGCCCGTCTATGGCCCGAGGACCATCGTCAGGGCTGCCCTGCTCAGCCGGATTGGAGACGGGCCCATCGCCCGCCTCAATGCCCTCGCCCTGGCCGCGACGCGGCTCGGCGGGGAAGTCACGATCCTGCTCGACACGCTGCGAGCTCGGAGGTAGCAGCGTGCGCACCGCAAGAGCCACACCACTCAGCCGGCTTCGGAATGACGACATCTGCCACGTCTCGACGTCGAACACGATGAACTCGCCCAGCATCCTCGAGACTTGGCGCATGAGCACGACCGTGTACTGACGCGACGTCTTCGCCGAGGTCTCCAGCACCGCGCGGACCGCCTCACGGTCATCCGGCGACAGGGCGATCCGGCGGAACAGCTCCTCAACGTCCGCGTGGAACGCTGCCTGGTCGCTGACGATGACGAGATCGTCTAGGTCGGCCGCGAACAGCGCGACGAGCGCATCCTCGTCCGGTTGCTCGCTCATGCGGCGCCTCCCATCCGGTCCTCGGCGCAGCGCGGACAGCCGCTCGGCGGATAGCCCGGGTGTGCGCTGCACTCAGCGAGCTCCCGCGGCGGGATCGGTGTGACCGTTGCGCGCTGCGGCTTGCTGGCTGAGGCCTCGTTGGCGAGCTGCTCTTCGTCCGTGAAGCGCTCGTCG
The Agromyces albus DNA segment above includes these coding regions:
- a CDS encoding phage tail tape measure protein encodes the protein MFDAGALIFTIKAAGAQVFQQDLRQADQAIEKTGRSAAAAAKPVEQLGTATDATGKKSRAAKQPLDEQARATERAGEEARKAKAKQEAQAAASEKQAHSARQLSVALLAAGVAVAALVGLSVAKFATFDQAMSNTAAATMATAAEQEQLGEAALDAGADTAYSATQAAAAEEELAKAGLSVANIVGSSLNASLALAAAGQLEVARSATIMATTLKQFKLPASDASHVADLLAAGAGKAQGSVDDLAQALQYVGPVAAGMGLSVEEVTGTLALFAENGQLGERAGTGLRGVIQSLVSPSSIAAKTLKDYNVEIFDGQGKMKSLAQVAEALRTGFAHLTEEERSAALGRIFGNEQITAARVLYEGGAQAVTKWTDAVDESGFAADQAARRQDNLAGDIEKLGGAFDTALIKTGSGANEVLRDQVQLVTGLIDGYGELDPAVQSTVLTAGVAIGAFLLLSGGTLGAIGKIGELKQNLRSLNLTMGKTAIIAGSVGIALSLVGAAFAVWAARQADASAAASEFQASLDQTTGAVTKLTRELVAQKLAEKGAFEAAKEAGISQKELTDAVINGGEELERVSAKIAGNNNLVNFFTGVGVRAGDAGRAIDDLAAALPRAKEGFQDQKAAVDDSADATESAAGATDVLTESMQAAEQAQESLLGEFAVADGAFVDFKSGIDAVVAKNQEWAEKTAEATSSSSDSWESYYDGISVSVGEYLAELQTQVDAQNAWETNMVLLSGRVSSGVLEELAKLGPEGAPLVADLVNASDDELAQLEGIYGQRSQEATDAFAGTLDTAGPIIAAAGAQLGKDAATEIATKLADGTATVEEIMRDYKLKVEGYVPTIDVDTSTAYGKIMTLQAQIRAATGDYTIRVATGAGGQGGLTMADGGIVEHYASGGMREHHVAQIARAGAWRVWAEPETGGEAYIPLSPAKRSQSVPVLADTAARLGFDLVPAGAGRSASGPPQITASAGSTAAAPASVVQNNHFPPGLDESAYANLAQDRLNKMIRKGG